Proteins encoded by one window of Streptomyces sp. ALI-76-A:
- a CDS encoding helix-turn-helix transcriptional regulator: protein MDKRELAEFLRHRREMLRPRDVGLVEGPRRRTQGLRREEVAQLAGMSTDYYARLEQQRAPQPSVQITTALARALRLTLDERDHLFVLIGHNAPARFHRCEHVSPTLLRVLDRLDDSPALVQTDLVETLAMNPLAVALLGDQTRHTGLASSGYYRWFMDPAERLMVPEESRERHGRAQAARLRAALTAGSDTRRAARILAELQKHSPEFVRMWELQEVARRYDDCKTILHPELGRIDVDAQLLFTENRAQTLVVLTTRPGTESHSKLDLLSVIGHQQLTP, encoded by the coding sequence ATGGACAAGAGGGAACTGGCGGAATTCCTGCGCCACCGCCGGGAGATGTTGCGGCCCCGCGACGTCGGGCTGGTCGAGGGGCCGCGCAGGCGTACGCAGGGGCTGCGCCGTGAGGAGGTCGCGCAGCTCGCCGGCATGTCCACCGACTACTACGCCCGGCTGGAGCAGCAGCGTGCTCCGCAACCCTCCGTACAGATCACCACCGCGCTCGCCCGGGCGCTGCGGCTGACCCTGGACGAACGCGACCATCTCTTCGTCCTCATCGGCCACAACGCCCCGGCCCGCTTCCACCGCTGCGAACATGTCAGCCCGACGCTGCTGCGGGTCCTGGACCGTCTGGACGACTCCCCGGCCCTGGTGCAGACCGACCTGGTCGAGACCCTCGCGATGAACCCGTTGGCCGTCGCGCTGCTCGGTGACCAGACCCGCCACACCGGTCTGGCCAGTAGCGGCTACTACCGCTGGTTCATGGACCCGGCCGAACGTCTGATGGTTCCCGAGGAGAGTCGCGAACGCCACGGCCGCGCCCAGGCAGCACGCCTGCGGGCCGCACTGACAGCCGGCAGCGACACCCGCCGAGCCGCCCGCATCCTCGCCGAACTCCAGAAGCACAGCCCTGAGTTCGTCCGCATGTGGGAACTTCAGGAGGTCGCCCGACGCTACGACGACTGCAAGACCATCCTCCATCCCGAGCTCGGCCGCATCGACGTCGACGCCCAGCTCCTGTTCACCGAGAACCGCGCCCAGACCCTGGTGGTGCTGACCACTCGCCCCGGCACGGAGAGCCACAGCAAGCTCGATCTGCTCTCCGTCATCGGACACCAACAGCTCACCCCCTGA
- a CDS encoding SDR family NAD(P)-dependent oxidoreductase, protein MKMTGNTILITGGTSGIGLGLALRLHEAGNKVIVAGRRKELLDEITAEHPGIDALVLDVADPDSIARARETVAASHPDLNVLVNNAGIMLRENLLDPSGLQVAEDQIMINLLGTIRMTYAVLPLLVGKDDAAVMNVTSSLAFVPFPITPTYNATKAALHSFSESLRVQLAGADAGVQVIEVIPPGVRTTLLDQQDDEQSMPLDDFLTETLDLLREKPDAKELVVERARFLRDAVANGSYDDVLAMLSGL, encoded by the coding sequence ATGAAGATGACCGGCAATACCATTCTGATCACCGGCGGTACCTCGGGCATCGGCCTCGGTCTGGCCCTGCGCCTGCACGAGGCCGGCAACAAGGTGATCGTCGCCGGCCGGCGCAAGGAACTCCTCGACGAGATCACGGCCGAGCACCCGGGCATCGACGCGCTCGTCCTCGACGTCGCGGACCCCGACTCGATCGCCCGGGCCCGCGAGACCGTGGCGGCGAGCCACCCGGATCTGAACGTCCTGGTCAACAACGCCGGCATCATGCTGCGCGAGAACCTCCTCGACCCGTCCGGACTCCAGGTCGCCGAGGATCAGATCATGATCAATCTGCTCGGCACGATCCGGATGACGTACGCCGTCCTGCCGCTGCTGGTGGGCAAGGACGACGCGGCCGTCATGAACGTCACCTCGTCGTTGGCGTTCGTACCGTTCCCGATCACCCCAACCTACAACGCGACCAAAGCCGCGCTGCACTCCTTCTCCGAGAGCCTGCGCGTCCAGCTCGCCGGTGCGGACGCCGGCGTCCAGGTGATCGAGGTGATCCCGCCGGGCGTGCGCACGACACTGCTGGACCAGCAGGACGACGAGCAGTCCATGCCGTTGGACGACTTCCTCACCGAGACCCTCGACCTGCTGCGCGAGAAGCCCGACGCGAAGGAGCTCGTCGTGGAGCGCGCCAGGTTCCTCCGCGACGCGGTGGCCAACGGCTCCTACGACGACGTCCTCGCCATGCTCAGCGGCCTCTGA
- a CDS encoding VOC family protein, whose amino-acid sequence MSTIQPVIVTADQDVLLGFYTTLFGAEEIFRIPAQGPAFYLGLRIGDTDLGLVAKANPGTGAASRILLSIGVDDIDETLGRVEALGGSVSGGPNDMPWGQRVAHIQDPDGNPVNLTQPIPVR is encoded by the coding sequence ATGTCCACCATCCAGCCAGTGATCGTGACTGCCGACCAGGACGTTCTGCTCGGCTTCTACACGACCTTGTTCGGCGCTGAGGAGATCTTCCGGATACCGGCGCAAGGTCCGGCCTTCTACCTCGGCTTGCGCATCGGCGACACCGACCTCGGACTGGTCGCCAAGGCGAACCCGGGGACCGGGGCGGCGTCGCGGATCCTGCTCAGCATCGGAGTCGACGACATCGACGAGACGCTCGGCCGCGTGGAGGCGCTGGGCGGCTCGGTCAGCGGCGGCCCCAACGACATGCCGTGGGGACAGCGCGTCGCCCACATCCAGGACCCGGACGGCAACCCGGTGAACCTCACGCAGCCGATCCCGGTCCGGTGA
- a CDS encoding bile acid:sodium symporter family protein yields the protein MNDSALITTGLPIALAVIMFGLGLSLTTDDFRRVTRTPKAVVVALVLQVLVLPLVAFGLVKLFDLDPLLAVGVMLLAASPGGTTANLFSHLFRGDVALNITLTAINSVLAAITIPIVTNLAIDHFDAQGDLGLQLGKVVQVIAIVLIPVGIGMAVRRRSADFAARADRPVRIFSIAVLVIVSVGALLGERENLADYTQQVGLVAGIFCLASLTLGYGGARLLRLDKRQAIASSMEVGIHNTTVALTIALSVLDSTEVAIPSAVYSVLMYVLATVFGYVITRRHSDAERTLDQPIG from the coding sequence ATGAACGACTCAGCACTCATCACCACCGGCCTGCCGATCGCCCTGGCGGTCATCATGTTCGGCCTCGGACTGTCCCTGACCACCGATGACTTCAGGAGGGTCACCCGGACACCGAAGGCGGTGGTCGTCGCGCTGGTGCTTCAGGTGCTGGTACTCCCACTCGTGGCCTTCGGACTGGTGAAACTGTTCGACCTCGACCCCTTGCTCGCCGTCGGCGTGATGCTGTTGGCCGCTTCCCCCGGCGGGACCACGGCCAACCTGTTCAGCCACCTCTTCCGCGGAGACGTGGCCCTCAACATCACGCTGACCGCGATCAACTCGGTGCTCGCCGCCATCACCATCCCGATCGTCACCAACCTCGCCATCGACCATTTCGACGCCCAGGGCGACCTCGGCCTGCAACTCGGCAAGGTGGTGCAGGTGATCGCGATCGTGCTCATCCCGGTCGGAATCGGCATGGCGGTCCGTCGGCGCTCCGCCGACTTCGCCGCACGCGCCGACCGCCCGGTTCGGATCTTCTCCATCGCCGTGCTGGTCATCGTCTCGGTCGGTGCCCTGCTGGGTGAGCGGGAAAATCTGGCCGACTACACGCAGCAGGTCGGACTGGTGGCCGGCATCTTCTGCCTCGCGAGCCTCACCCTCGGCTACGGCGGTGCCCGGCTGCTCCGTCTTGACAAGCGCCAGGCGATAGCGAGCTCCATGGAGGTAGGGATCCACAACACGACCGTGGCACTCACCATCGCCCTCAGCGTTCTGGACAGCACCGAGGTCGCGATCCCCAGCGCCGTCTACTCGGTCCTCATGTACGTCCTCGCGACCGTCTTCGGCTACGTGATAACCCGGCGGCACTCGGACGCCGAGAGGACTCTGGATCAACCGATCGGTTGA
- a CDS encoding vWA domain-containing protein, whose product MSANRIQHKVNHVALVVDCSGSMRPHQSQLIRVVDEFVAGLKAESDSLGHETRISLYSFDHKVENLVWDMDVKHLPSMRGLYRVNNGATALIEASLKSLDDLGHIWEEYGEHSFLQIVVTDGEENASGGDRRHDGDMAILGPWLDRITAKMSGLPGHWTSAILVPNSLAKRTAQNYGFPAGNIAIWDADSQKGVEEAIGTVRAAATSFLRGREQGVRGTKNLFAVGQDISVDEVRANLEPIPADRYRLLKVDKEIEIRPFVNSHPGVTYERGSCYYQLGARAQVQQDKEVIVVEKDTDRAYTGDAARSLLFGTDVRGTVSVKAGNNPKLEVYVQSRSVNRKLKPNTRLLIML is encoded by the coding sequence GTGTCCGCAAACAGGATCCAGCACAAGGTGAATCACGTCGCGCTGGTAGTGGACTGTTCGGGTTCGATGCGTCCGCACCAGAGTCAACTCATCCGAGTTGTCGACGAGTTCGTGGCGGGGTTGAAGGCAGAGTCGGACAGTCTCGGCCACGAGACCCGGATCAGCCTCTATTCCTTCGACCACAAGGTGGAGAACCTGGTCTGGGACATGGATGTGAAGCATCTGCCGTCCATGCGGGGGCTGTACCGGGTCAACAATGGGGCTACGGCCCTCATCGAGGCTTCTCTGAAGTCCCTGGACGACCTCGGCCACATCTGGGAGGAATACGGCGAGCACAGTTTCCTCCAGATCGTCGTGACGGACGGCGAGGAGAACGCCTCCGGCGGCGACCGGCGGCACGACGGCGACATGGCCATCCTCGGCCCCTGGCTCGACAGGATCACGGCGAAGATGAGTGGGCTTCCGGGCCACTGGACCTCCGCGATCCTCGTTCCGAACTCCCTGGCCAAGCGGACCGCGCAGAACTACGGTTTCCCGGCCGGGAACATCGCCATCTGGGACGCGGATTCCCAGAAGGGCGTCGAGGAGGCGATCGGCACCGTGCGTGCTGCCGCCACCAGCTTCCTCCGTGGGCGAGAGCAGGGAGTGCGCGGCACGAAGAACCTGTTCGCCGTCGGTCAGGACATATCGGTTGACGAGGTGCGGGCGAACCTCGAACCGATTCCGGCCGACAGGTACCGGCTCCTGAAGGTCGACAAGGAGATCGAGATTCGCCCCTTCGTCAACTCCCATCCGGGCGTGACGTACGAACGCGGTTCGTGTTACTACCAGTTGGGTGCCCGGGCCCAGGTTCAGCAGGACAAGGAAGTCATCGTGGTCGAGAAGGACACCGACCGCGCTTATACGGGCGACGCGGCGCGCAGCCTTTTGTTCGGTACGGATGTCCGGGGAACTGTCTCCGTGAAAGCGGGGAACAACCCCAAGTTGGAGGTATACGTACAAAGCCGTTCGGTGAACAGGAAGCTCAAGCCGAATACGCGTCTGCTCATCATGCTCTGA
- a CDS encoding MarR family winged helix-turn-helix transcriptional regulator: MFGFVRHWARRSVVSDPAAAEQGRLVLVTEAVRSLTARGVPATVNAVAHEIGIDQSGASRLIKSASTAGHLVMEASPVDGRRREASLTPAGRSLLEQAHRWQEQVFDQLTAGWSEQRRRDFQQAMTELMDQSYVMDA; encoded by the coding sequence TTGTTCGGCTTCGTCCGGCACTGGGCGCGCCGATCCGTGGTGAGTGATCCTGCTGCGGCTGAACAGGGACGGCTCGTGTTGGTCACCGAGGCAGTCCGATCTCTGACTGCACGTGGGGTACCGGCGACCGTGAACGCGGTCGCTCACGAGATCGGCATCGACCAGAGCGGAGCCTCGCGGCTGATCAAGAGTGCCTCCACGGCCGGTCATCTGGTCATGGAGGCGTCTCCGGTTGATGGACGACGACGCGAAGCGTCCCTCACCCCTGCCGGCCGATCCCTGCTGGAACAGGCTCACCGTTGGCAGGAGCAGGTCTTCGACCAGCTGACCGCTGGTTGGAGTGAGCAGCGGCGCCGTGACTTCCAGCAGGCGATGACCGAGTTGATGGACCAGTCCTACGTGATGGACGCATGA